One genomic region from Haloprofundus salinisoli encodes:
- the sdhC gene encoding succinate dehydrogenase, cytochrome b556 subunit: MSQSYNRGLVEDFGRWREFSAGMWAWIFHKFTGWVLVGYLFTHIAVLSTALTTPQAYTNTIQGLEALAVVRILEVGLLAVAVFHILNGLRLLFVDLGVGLEAQDKSFYASLVLTGAIVVASIPTFVAGAF, encoded by the coding sequence ATGAGTCAATCGTACAATCGAGGCCTCGTGGAGGACTTCGGCCGTTGGCGGGAGTTCTCGGCTGGCATGTGGGCCTGGATTTTCCACAAGTTCACCGGGTGGGTGTTGGTGGGCTACCTGTTCACCCATATCGCCGTCCTCTCGACGGCGCTGACGACTCCACAGGCGTACACCAACACCATCCAGGGGCTGGAAGCACTCGCCGTCGTGCGCATTCTCGAAGTCGGGCTGCTCGCGGTGGCGGTGTTCCACATCCTCAACGGGCTTCGGCTACTGTTCGTCGACCTCGGCGTCGGACTGGAAGCACAGGACAAGAGTTTCTACGCGTCGCTGGTACTGACGGGCGCGATCGTCGTCGCCAGTATCCCGACGTTCGTCGCGGGGGCGTTCTGA
- a CDS encoding succinate dehydrogenase, with translation MAERYSSFERGGRRWLWQRITAAFLVVVLAFHFFLLHFVNHAAEVTFAASQARMETLTYFSLMILFLVTATFHGVNGVYNALVNQGLTGTRLSVVKWTLVVASAVLIIQGVRTALAWAGGIPL, from the coding sequence ATGGCGGAGCGTTACTCCTCGTTCGAGCGCGGCGGCCGGCGGTGGCTGTGGCAGCGCATCACGGCGGCGTTTCTCGTCGTCGTGCTCGCGTTCCACTTCTTCCTGCTCCACTTCGTCAACCACGCCGCCGAAGTGACGTTCGCCGCGAGTCAGGCGCGGATGGAGACGCTGACGTACTTCTCGTTGATGATCCTGTTTCTCGTCACCGCGACGTTCCACGGCGTCAACGGCGTCTACAACGCACTCGTCAACCAAGGGCTGACTGGCACGAGACTGAGCGTCGTGAAGTGGACGCTCGTCGTCGCCAGCGCAGTTCTCATCATTCAAGGCGTCCGGACCGCCCTCGCGTGGGCCGGAGGCATCCCACTCTAA
- a CDS encoding succinate dehydrogenase/fumarate reductase iron-sulfur subunit has product MSTQVPETQEADESEAETQAESVPVAQQQRQQRKTDRRERVAERERERTEEETASDESRYHLKVFRYDPEVEGKQEPRFDEFHVPYHKGMTVLDALIYARDHFDSSLTFRHSCRQAICGSDAMFVNGSQRLCCKTQLSDLEEPVRVEPLPHQEVVKDLVVDMEHFYDQMKAVEPYFQTNDLPDGELDEQRQSRENREKVKMSTRCIWCGACMSSCNIAAGDNKFLGPAAINKAYRFAMDEREGSDMKEHRMRILEQEHGVWRCQTQFSCTDVCPKDIPLTAHIQELKREAVKNNLKFW; this is encoded by the coding sequence ATGAGCACGCAAGTACCCGAAACACAGGAAGCCGACGAATCGGAGGCGGAGACCCAGGCGGAGTCGGTCCCCGTCGCACAGCAGCAGCGCCAACAGCGGAAGACCGACCGCCGCGAGCGCGTCGCCGAACGCGAACGCGAGCGGACCGAAGAGGAGACCGCGAGCGACGAGAGTCGCTACCACCTGAAGGTGTTCCGCTACGACCCCGAAGTCGAGGGGAAGCAGGAACCGCGGTTCGACGAGTTCCACGTCCCCTACCACAAGGGGATGACCGTCCTCGACGCGCTCATCTACGCGCGGGACCACTTCGACTCCTCGCTGACGTTCCGACACTCCTGCCGACAGGCCATCTGTGGCTCCGACGCGATGTTCGTCAACGGGAGCCAGCGGCTCTGCTGTAAGACGCAGCTCTCGGACCTCGAAGAGCCGGTCCGCGTCGAACCGCTGCCGCACCAGGAGGTCGTCAAGGATCTAGTCGTCGACATGGAGCACTTCTACGACCAGATGAAGGCGGTCGAGCCGTACTTCCAGACGAACGACCTGCCCGACGGCGAACTCGACGAGCAGCGTCAAAGCCGCGAGAACCGCGAGAAAGTGAAGATGTCGACGCGCTGCATCTGGTGTGGCGCGTGCATGTCTTCGTGCAACATCGCGGCCGGCGACAACAAGTTTCTCGGCCCCGCGGCCATCAACAAAGCGTACCGCTTTGCGATGGACGAACGCGAGGGCTCGGACATGAAGGAGCATCGCATGCGCATCCTCGAACAGGAACACGGCGTCTGGCGCTGTCAGACACAGTTCTCCTGTACCGACGTGTGCCCGAAAGACATCCCGCTGACGGCGCACATCCAGGAACTCAAGCGAGAGGCCGTCAAGAACAACCTGAAGTTCTGGTAG
- a CDS encoding FAD-binding protein — MYEHDVIVVGAGGAGLRAAIAAQEEGADVAIVSKLHPVRSHTGAAEGGINAALREGDSWEDHAYDTMKGSDYLGDAPAIETLCKDSPKETIQLEHWGMAFSRDDDGRVSQRPFGGLSFPRTTYAGAETGHQLLHTMYEQLVKRGIKVYDEWYVLNLAVSDEEVPEDRSCHGIVAYDIQSGEVSGFRARNGVILATGGPGQVYDHTTNAVANTGDGVAMAYRAGVPMEDMEFIQFHPTTLPSTGVLITEGVRGEGGILYNENGERLMFEYGYANNAGELASRDVVSRAELTEINAGRGIEDEYVHLDMRHLGEGRIIDRLENIVHLSEDFEGVDPLEEPMPVKPGQHYAMGGVETDENGETCITGLYAAGECACASVHGSNRLGGNALPELIVFGRRAGAHAAGKDLGTAKITTGKRGEWEAGEVDTPVAPGEVRSSNEDAVADGGKAPDAGEPSDAKRASSRAERSDGGAVATTGDEIVTRAVEAENRRIERLMTKNEGVQHAEIRSEVQKSMTRHVNVFREKEGLKQALRDLREARERYTDVYVNDPSRTYNTDLIQTIETRNILDLAEAITLGALAREEFRGAHWRKEHQERDDETWLKHTMLSWNDGSPELWYKPVILEGEDKTYEPKIRSY, encoded by the coding sequence ATGTACGAACACGACGTAATCGTAGTCGGCGCGGGCGGCGCCGGCCTGCGCGCCGCTATCGCGGCGCAGGAAGAGGGGGCGGACGTGGCCATCGTCTCGAAACTCCACCCCGTACGCAGTCACACCGGCGCGGCAGAGGGCGGCATCAACGCCGCGCTCCGCGAGGGCGACTCGTGGGAAGACCACGCGTACGACACGATGAAGGGGTCGGACTACCTCGGCGACGCGCCGGCCATCGAAACGCTCTGTAAGGACAGCCCGAAGGAGACGATCCAACTCGAACACTGGGGGATGGCGTTCTCCCGCGACGACGACGGCCGCGTCAGTCAGCGACCGTTCGGCGGCCTCTCGTTCCCGCGGACGACGTACGCGGGCGCGGAGACGGGCCACCAGTTGCTCCACACGATGTACGAGCAGCTCGTCAAGCGCGGCATCAAGGTGTACGACGAGTGGTACGTGCTCAATCTCGCCGTCTCCGACGAGGAGGTGCCCGAAGACCGCAGCTGCCACGGTATCGTCGCCTACGACATCCAGTCGGGCGAGGTGTCGGGCTTCCGCGCCCGCAACGGTGTCATCCTCGCGACGGGCGGCCCCGGTCAGGTGTACGACCACACGACCAACGCCGTCGCCAACACCGGCGACGGGGTGGCGATGGCGTACCGCGCGGGCGTCCCGATGGAGGACATGGAGTTCATCCAGTTCCACCCGACGACGCTGCCGTCGACGGGCGTCCTCATCACCGAGGGGGTCCGCGGCGAGGGCGGCATCCTCTACAACGAGAACGGCGAGCGCCTGATGTTCGAGTACGGCTACGCGAACAACGCCGGCGAGCTCGCCTCCCGCGACGTGGTGTCGCGCGCCGAGTTGACCGAAATCAACGCCGGCCGCGGTATCGAGGACGAGTACGTCCACCTCGACATGCGTCACCTCGGCGAGGGGCGCATCATCGACCGTCTCGAGAACATCGTCCACCTCTCGGAGGACTTCGAAGGCGTCGACCCGCTCGAAGAGCCGATGCCGGTCAAACCCGGCCAGCACTACGCGATGGGCGGCGTCGAGACCGACGAGAACGGTGAGACGTGCATCACCGGCCTCTACGCGGCCGGCGAGTGCGCCTGCGCCTCCGTTCACGGGTCGAACCGCCTCGGCGGCAACGCGCTGCCGGAGCTCATCGTCTTCGGCCGACGCGCGGGCGCGCACGCCGCGGGCAAGGACCTCGGCACGGCGAAGATTACGACCGGCAAGCGCGGCGAGTGGGAAGCGGGCGAAGTCGACACTCCCGTCGCGCCCGGCGAAGTGCGCTCCTCGAACGAGGACGCCGTCGCCGACGGCGGGAAAGCGCCCGACGCCGGTGAGCCGAGCGACGCGAAGCGAGCCTCGTCACGAGCGGAGCGAAGCGATGGCGGAGCGGTAGCGACCACGGGCGACGAGATCGTCACCCGCGCCGTCGAAGCCGAGAACCGACGCATCGAGCGTCTCATGACCAAGAACGAGGGCGTTCAGCACGCCGAGATCCGTTCGGAGGTCCAGAAGTCGATGACGCGACACGTCAACGTCTTCCGCGAGAAGGAAGGGCTGAAACAGGCGCTGCGTGACCTCAGAGAGGCTCGCGAGCGCTACACCGACGTGTACGTCAACGACCCCTCGCGGACGTACAACACCGACCTCATCCAGACCATCGAGACGCGCAACATCCTCGACCTCGCGGAGGCGATCACGCTCGGCGCGCTCGCGCGCGAGGAGTTCCGCGGCGCACACTGGCGCAAGGAACACCAGGAGCGCGACGACGAAACGTGGCTGAAGCACACGATGCTGTCGTGGAACGACGGGTCGCCGGAACTGTGGTACAAGCCGGTCATCCTCGAAGGCGAGGACAAGACGTACGAGCCGAAGATCCGCAGCTACTGA
- a CDS encoding TrmB family transcriptional regulator, with protein MISQTSQQTTVPDTLRSPRAKLVYLYLSTHGDASVSELQESLAMTKLTLYSILRTLQGEGLVGRDAGSDRYSLV; from the coding sequence ATGATTTCGCAGACGAGTCAACAGACGACCGTTCCCGATACACTCCGTTCGCCGCGCGCAAAACTCGTGTATCTGTACCTCTCGACGCACGGAGACGCCTCCGTTTCGGAACTACAGGAGAGTCTCGCAATGACGAAACTCACTCTCTACAGTATTCTTCGGACGCTTCAGGGGGAGGGGTTGGTCGGCCGCGACGCCGGCTCGGACCGCTACTCGCTGGTCTAA
- a CDS encoding DUF7563 family protein: protein MPECANCGAFVTRAYVRVFTPDEVENPRVCPRCDDLVRDGATVRKARAPRNR from the coding sequence ATGCCTGAATGTGCGAACTGCGGGGCGTTCGTCACCCGAGCGTACGTCCGCGTCTTTACGCCCGACGAAGTGGAGAACCCGCGGGTCTGTCCGCGCTGTGACGACCTGGTGAGAGACGGCGCGACCGTCAGAAAAGCGCGCGCTCCGAGAAACCGATAG
- a CDS encoding class I SAM-dependent methyltransferase, whose translation MTPDELRQRWAKRSGEFSPDYYAHYGPDENSEAIRRYVDRTSDSEVDLSVLELGCSSGRHLAHLHNHGYRNLHGIDVNEEATTVMRQAYPDLAAAGTFYIDAIENVVSEFDDDAFDVVYSVETLQHIHPDNEWVFDELARITADHLLTVEIEGDVDVNSDESQETNSERREADAETPEVNYVDDAVPLYYRRWSRIFSARGFTETASKRLGNDTLRLFRRSDDAR comes from the coding sequence ATGACTCCCGACGAACTCCGTCAGCGGTGGGCCAAGCGCTCCGGCGAGTTCTCCCCGGACTACTACGCGCACTACGGTCCCGACGAGAACAGCGAGGCGATTCGTCGGTACGTCGACCGCACCTCCGACTCGGAGGTGGACCTATCGGTTCTAGAACTGGGCTGTAGTTCGGGTCGGCATCTCGCTCACCTGCACAACCACGGATACCGAAACCTCCACGGCATCGACGTCAACGAGGAGGCGACGACGGTGATGCGCCAGGCGTATCCCGACCTCGCCGCCGCGGGGACGTTCTACATCGACGCCATCGAGAACGTCGTCTCGGAGTTCGACGACGACGCGTTCGACGTCGTCTACTCCGTAGAGACGCTCCAGCACATCCACCCCGACAACGAGTGGGTGTTCGACGAACTGGCGCGCATCACCGCCGACCACCTCCTCACCGTCGAGATCGAGGGCGATGTCGACGTCAACTCCGACGAGAGCCAAGAGACGAACTCGGAGAGACGAGAGGCGGACGCGGAGACGCCCGAGGTGAACTACGTCGACGACGCGGTTCCGCTGTACTACCGTCGCTGGAGTCGAATCTTCTCCGCTCGCGGATTCACCGAAACGGCGTCAAAGCGACTCGGCAACGACACGCTTCGGCTGTTCCGGCGGTCGGACGACGCCCGATAG
- a CDS encoding cold-shock protein, with protein MAKGTVDFFNDTGGYGFIESEDADEDVFFHMEDVGGPDLEEGQEVEFDIEQAPKGPRATNVTRL; from the coding sequence ATGGCGAAAGGTACGGTCGACTTTTTCAACGACACCGGCGGTTACGGATTCATCGAGAGCGAGGATGCGGACGAAGACGTGTTCTTCCACATGGAAGACGTCGGCGGTCCGGACCTCGAAGAGGGACAGGAAGTGGAGTTCGACATCGAGCAGGCCCCGAAGGGCCCGCGCGCGACGAACGTCACCCGACTGTAA